A window of Phycisphaeraceae bacterium genomic DNA:
GCGAGCGGCGGCAGCCTGTTATCACGGGGCGAAGGCGTACCGATCACCCTTTGTGTCGGGCAAGGACTCGCTGCACAACCAGTTCACGACAGAAGACGGCAGGCTCATCACCATCCCGTCAACGATGTTGATCACGGCGATGGGGATCGTCGAGGACGCCGGTCGCTGCATCACCAGCGATGGCAAGCGAGCGGGCGGGGTGCTCGTGCAGGTCGGAGCGGTGGGTGATGAGCTGGGCGGCAGTCACCTGGCTGAGCTGGAACAACTAAGCGGCCCTGTCCCGAAGGTGGACCTGGACCTTGGTCCGATGACGGCGAAAGCTGTCGCGAAAGCGATCAAACGTGGCATGGTGCGATCGGCGCACGATGTATCGGATGGCGGGCTGGTCGTGGCGGCCTTCGAGATGGCGATGGGGGGTCGGCTGGGGGTCAAGCTTGACCTAGCGGCATTGCGCGGGCTGCCGTGGCCTGCCGCGTGTTTTGGTGAAGGTCCATCTCGCTACCTGCTTGAGGTTGATGCCGATCAGCTCGAAGCGATGATGGGTTACTTCATCGCCACAGGCGTCGATGCAGCGGCGATCGGAATGCTCGACGAGGGTGATCGCCTGGTCGTAACAGGTGCAGATGGTAGGCTGCTGATCTCGGCAGCGATGGACGATCTGCGTGGCGTGTGGCTGGGCACGCTGGACTGGTAGGGCCCCATCGTGGGCAACGGTATCCCGGCAGCGGGGATGAGGCGGGTTGGCCTGATCTGCGCGTAGCGGTGGTACCTTATAATCTGATGGTGACTACACCAACCGATCCATCGAAGACGATCTACCTGATTGACGGGCATGCGCAAATCTTTCGGTCGTTTTTCGCGATCCGTTCGGCGATGACCTCGCCTGTGACGGGAGAGCCGACGAACGCGACGTTTGGTTTTGTAGGGATGCTCATTAAGCTGTTTCAGCAGTGCACCCCCTCGCAGGTCGTGCTGGCGGTGGACTCGAAGGGAGACACGTTCCGTCACGAGTTGTACCAGCAGTACAAGGGAACGCGCGACGCCCCGCCGCAGGAGTTGCCCGCACAGATCCCGCGGATCCTGGAGTTGAGCAAGCTGTTCGGGATCCCAGTGCTGGCGAAAGTTGGCGCGGAAGCGGACGACATCATGGCGACGCTGGTGCGTCGAATTTTGGAGGACCCTGCGTACGCCGATGCCCGGGTCATGCTGGTGTCGAAGGACAAGGACCTTGAGCAACTGCTCGGGGATCGAGTGTCGATGTACGACATCCATACAGACACCATGATCGATCCGGCGTATCTCACTGAGACCAAGGGCATCACGCCAGCGCAGGCGATTGACCTGCAGGTGCTGACGGGGGATTCGGTGGACAACGTGCCGGGGGTCAAGGGAATCGGGAACAAGACGGCGGCCCAGTTATTGGGTGAGTTTGGGTCGATTGATGGCTTGCTTGCAAGATTAGATGAGGTCAAGGGCAAGCGGAAAGAGAACATCGAGGCGGCGCGGGAGTTCTTTCCGATCGCGCGCAAGCTCGTGACGCTGGACCAGCACGTCGAGTTGGACATCGATTTAGATGATCTGGCGTTGGGGCCGATGGACGGCGAGACGCTGTTGACGCGCTTCCGGGAGTTGGGCTTTAACCGCCACGCTGAGGACCTCAAGCGATTGCTGGGTAAGCCGGCTGAGGCGAGAACCACGCCAACGCCAACGAAAAAGAGCAGGGCTAAGCCTGCGGACCCGCTTCAGAGCACGCTGTTTGGGGGAGAGCTGGCGGAGACGGCTGGGGAGGATGCTGAGTCCTATGACACGGCGGATGCGGATCAGTATGAAGCGGTGACGACCGCGAAGCGGCTGGCTGAAGTCGTGCAGGCCATCGAAGCGCTCGCGGGGACAGACCGAGTGCTCGCGGTCGATACCGAGACAACGGGGCTCGGTTGGAAAGCGGATTTGTGCGGGTTGTGTCTGAGTTGGGAAGCCGGGTCGGGCGTCTACATCCCGGTGATGGCACCGGAAGGCGAGACGATTCTGTCGCTCGAGGAGGTGCGATCGGCCCTCTCTGGCGTGATGGCAGATGAACGGATCAGGAAGGTTGGTCATCACCTGAAGTTCGACCTTCACGTGCTGCATCGTGCCGGGTTGATCGTGAAGGGGATCGCGTTCGACACGATGATCGCTGGCGCGCTGACCGAAGCGCCGGGTCTCAAGCTCGATGACCTGGCGTTGTCCATGCTGGGTCATCGGATGATCCCGATTACCGATCTGATCGGGAACAAGCCCAGAAAGAAGTCTGATCCGGCGCAGAAGACGATGGATCAGGTCCCGCTGGCCGTGGTAACGACGTACTCGGCGGAGGACGCCGACATCACCTTGCGGTTGTACGAACGATTGCGGCCGATGGTGATAGATTCTGGCGTGGCGAATCTGATGGATGACGTGGAGACGCCCCTGATCGCGGTACTAACGGACATGGAGGAGGCGGGGATCACTGTCGATGCGGGGGGTCTGGATCGTCAGCGGGAACTACTGGAAAAACGGATCGACGAGCTCCGTGATCTGACTTTAGAGAAGGCCCAGCAGGCAGGCGCGACGGTTCCATTTAATCTCGATTCGCCCAAGCAGTTGGGCGATGTGTTATTCAAGCAGTTGAAGCTGCCGGTCATCAAGCGAACCAAAACCGGCCCATCGACAGACGCTGAAGTTCTGGAGAAGCTCGCGGACCGTGATGATCTCGACGGGCCTGGGGCAGAGGTGCCGAAACTGCTGGCCGAGTACCGGATGCTGACCAAGCTGGTCGGGACGTACCTGGTGTCGCTGAAGGAAGCCATTGACGACGAGACAGGCCGGGTGCACGCGACGTTTCATCAGACCGGGGCGGCAACGGGCAGATTGTCATCGAGTGATCCGAACCTCCAGAACATCCCGATCCGCACGGAAGTGGGGCGAGAGATTCGGCGGGCGTTCGTGGCGACGCCCGGCAAGATGCTGGTGGTGGCCGACTACTCACAGATCGAGCTGCGCGTGCTGGCGCATCTGTCCGAGGACCCGGCCCTGATCGAGGCGTTCACCACGGGTGAAGATATTCACCGCGCGGTGGCTGCGGAGGTGTTTGAGGTTACGCCCGAGGAGGTCACGAGTGAGCAGCGGGGACACGCCAAAACGATCAACTTCGGGATCATCTACGGCATCACCGCTTACGGACTGGCACGACGAATCGGAAACCTCGATCGAGGGTCGGCTCAGGCGCTGATCGATGCGTACAAGGATCGCTTCAAGGGGATTAACACCTTCCTTGAGGCTTGCATCGAGGAGGCGAAGAGTAAGGGGTATGTATCGACGATTCTCGGTCGGCGGCGGGCGATCCCGCAGATCGAGGCGAAGCAGCCGAACCTGCGAGCACTCGGTGAGCGATTGGCCATCAACAGCGTGGTGCAGGGCTCGGCGGCGGACCTGATCAAGGTGGCCATGGTCCGGCTGCATGAGAAGCTCGCGGATGAAGCATCAGGCGCACGCATGCTGCTGCAGATTCACGATGAACTGGTGGTCGAGGCGGATGAAGACAAGGCGGACGAGGTCGCGGCGTTAATGAAGAAGGTCATGGAGGAGGCGATGACGCTGCGGGTGCCGCTGGAGGTCGAGGTCGGGATGGGCAAGAACTGGCACGAGGCGAAGTAACGGCGACTCAAGAATGTTGAGGGTCAGGTCGAGAGCGCCTGATCCAAATCAGTCAGTATTTCCTGCGTAAGATCCCAGAAGCCATTCTCGCGGAAGGGTGTAGCGGCCTGCCGGTAGGCGGTGTGGCGCTGCGTGTGGTGGTTCCAGTGCGACTGGGCATGGTAGAGCGCTCGCCGGGCCGTTTCGGCGGCAGACTTGGAGCGCGTCGACTGAAAACTCCGGTAGGCAATGAGCCCGGCGAACAGGTCGTGGATCGCTTCGAGCAAGGATTCGGTGTAGATCATCGACCCGAGCAGCGGGGCCATCGTCTCGTGCTCTCGGTCGCCTAAGGCTTCCTGCAGTTTTCGGTAGAGTCGCGCCGCGGTGGCGGCGGCGGCGGCTTTTTCATCGAGTACGGCGTCAAGGTCAGTCAGCGGGATGCGCTGGATCATCCGCCAGGCGGCGTGGGCATCGAGCGTGTCGTCCTCGATCCAGTCGCCGTTGGGATGCCATGGCGAAGGCTTGAGACGCGCGAAGGGGCCGATGTAAAAAGCCTGGCGGATCATCTCGGCTGAGTCGGCGAGGATCTCGGTCAGCACCTCGACGAGCGGGTCGTTCTCGTGGAGTTCGAGGCGGGTGATGGCCCACTCGCGAGCAAGCGCCGCAGGATCAGCCTGAGGGTCATCGGCGAGTCGAGGGGCGGCGAACGCAGAGGCGTCGATCCAGGTCTCGTTCTTGATGAACGGTCCGCCCCAGCCGCCGCCTCGGACCCAGCACCACAGGCCGGCTAAGGGCAGACGCTCGGCGAGCTGCGCAAGTCCCTGCGGTTGATCGGTCGTCGCCGACTCCGGATACCCATCACGCCAAAGAGCTGCCTGGTTGTTCGGTAACGCGCCTTTTCCCTCGAACTCCCGCTGACACTGAAGCTCGTACAAGATCGGGGTCTGCCCGCAGACGAGTGACGACGGGTTCCAGTTCTGATAGCGCCAGAAGTCGGTCTGTGTGAACTTGAATGACAGGATGAGCCGGTCGTCATCACGCTGTGGGAGTCGAGGCGCAACCATCGCAGCCAGATCAGGATTATCGTGCAGGCCATCGGGGCGGACGTTCCAGGCACGGACGATCATGCGCTTGCCGAGCTTTTCGACGATGCGGTCGTGTCCCTGCGTGATCGCGTGGACGATCCGGTCCGCAGCGGACCAGTCAGCGCAACGAGAGCAGTGCGGGGTATACAGATCATTACCGATCAGGTGCGGAAGCCGCTGGGCATCGTTGTCGCCGAACCGCAGAACAACACCCGCCACCGCGGGATAGCGTTCGAGTAGAGCTTCCAACACGGCGTAGACGCGATCCCAGATGTCGGGGCTGGCCGGGCACAGCACCTTGCCACGACCCCGACAGCAGAGGTTGTTGTTCTTGCCCTCAACAGCATCCGTGGCCAGAACCAGAAGGTCGTAGGAAAGATACGTCTCCAGACCGGCGCCGCTGATCTGATCGATCCGCTCCGTCAGTGCCTGAAGCGCGTGGTTGAGCCAGTTGCGGAGTTCAGGGTCGCGAACGAACTCGGGCGATGTGACACCCGAGAGTGCCGTGGTCTCGTAGAGGACGACGCCGGTGTAACCGAGGGCGGCGAGTTCGGCCGGATCACGATATCGGGACTGGACCGGCGGTTCGCCAGCGTTGTCCAGGATGGTGGCGAGCTTGAGCATCTCCCGAATGATAACGGGTGCTCAGGCGTAGCCGAGCCGGTCCAGGTCATCCTCGTCCAGACCGTAGTGGTGGCCGATCTCGTGCAGAACGGTGATGCGGATCTGCTCATCGAGCCCCACTTCTCCTTCTGACTGCTCACCATGGGTCCGGGCTTCTGCCTGCTGATCCTCAGCGAAGCGAATGATCGGCCCACGGAAGACCCGGATCTCATCCGGGAGGATGGCGGAGTCCTCGACGGAGCGCTCGGTCAGCCCAAAACCGGTGTGGAGCCCAAAAAGCTCCTCCTCGGCATCCATGCCGATCTCCTCCAGCAGCTCAGGGTCGGGCTCGTCCTCGATAATCAGCGGCATCTCGTCCAGACGGGCAATGACCTCCTCCGGAAGGCTGTGGAGGATATGATCGAGGATTCGGTCGAAGCGGTCACGCATCGGCTGGGGTAACGAGTCCATGCGTGTGAGCGTAGCGTTCGAGGTTAAAGCCCGCCATGTCGTTGATGAACCGTCTCGAAACTGATGACCTGACCCACGTGTTCGCCCACACACCCGAGTCGCTGGCGACCGTGTTCCGGGGCTGGGGTCTGCCCGCGTACCGGGCCAGGCAGGTCCTGGGGTGGGTCTATCAGAAAGGCGTGTGCGATCTCGAAGCCATGACCGACCTGGGCAAACGCGACCGAGAGGTCATCCGTGAACGACTCCGCTTCGTCAGCGGCGATGTCATCAAGCACCAACGAGCCACCGACGGCGTCCAGAAGCTCCTCGTCCAATGGCCCCCCCCCGCATCAAGTCAAAGTGATGAGTTGCTCGATGGGGATCAAGAGCACAAGCCTGATGCCATGACGCTGCCTGTGGTGGGGGTTCCTGCGGGGATGCGGACCGAGTGCGTGATGATCCCGTCGGAGAACGAGGGCGGAGGCTCGCGGAAGACAGCATGCATCTCGTCGCAGGCAGGATGCCCGGTAGGCTGCCGGTTCTGTGCCTCGGGCATGGAGGGGCTGGAGGCGAACCTGACGGCGGATCAGATCGTTGAGCAGGTGTGGCAGTTGGGCCGGCTGCCCGGGGTTGGGCGGATCAGCAACGTCGTGTTCATGGGCATGGGCGAGCCGCTGGCGAATCTGGGCGCGGTGACTTCGGCAATCAGGACGATGTCAGCGGGCTGGGGACTCGGGATCGGGTCCAGGCGCATCACGGTCTCGACCGTCGGCCTGCCAGCCCAGATCCGAAGACTGGCCGATCTGGAGCTGCCGATCACGCTGGCGATCAGTCTTCACGCCCCAAATGATGCGCTTAGGCGGGAACTGATCCCCTGGGCCGAGTACGTCACCGTGCAGCAGTTGATCGATGCGGGGCAGCACTACTTCAAGAAGACCGGCCGGGAGGTGACGCTGGAGTACATCCTGCTGCGCGACGTCAACGACCAACCGGAGCACGCCCGGGAGCTGGCCCGTGTGGCCAGGAAGCTGCGGAGCAACATCAACCTGATCCGCTACAACGAGGTCGATGCCCTGCCATTCGGACGACCAAGAAAAGACGATGTCCTGGCCTTCCAACAGGTGCTCCGCGAGGCGGGGGCCAACGTGCACATCCGGGCCTCACGCGGGCGCGATATTGCCGCTGCGTGCGGGCAGCTCAAGTACGAGGCCGCCGGAAAAGCCTGATCCTCCAGGCATTCGGCGGTCTTTACCCCCCTACCGTGATCGGCTAGATTGTTGGGTTGCAGGCCCTGTAGCTCAGCTGGATAGAGCGGCTGCCTCCGGAGCAGCAGGTCAGAGGTTCGAATCCTCTCAGGGTCATTCTTACCGCCGACGCATCACCGATAGACCCAGGGGCAGCATCAGCAGCACTGCTGAAGCCGGCTCGGGCAGCGTCAGGGTTACGTCAAGGTTGAGATGATCGAAGAGGTAAGAGCCGTTGTTCCCGATGACGACTTTCAGCGTATCGCCAGGGTTGAGGATGAGGCTTCCGACCGGGATCGGTGTGTGGAAGGCGTTGGCATTGCCCGCGACGACAATCCCGCCGTGATGGCTCGTCAGGCTGTTGATCGTGCTGTAGACATCGATCGTCAGGCCATTACCCGTCAGGCCGTTGGTAACCAGTTCGGCGTGCAACTCAACGATCGAGACCGGCGTCGAGGTCTGAGGTGCATAGACCAGAACCGCAGGCTGGCTGGGGCCGGGGTGGACAAAGGTACCCGGGAAGGTGGCGGGGCCAGCCGCACCGTTGTTGTCGCCAATTTCAAGCAGGCCGCTAAACAGCGGAGTGTTGATGGAATCGGTTGGGGTAACCCAAGCGGTCCCGCTGACGCCCATCAAAGGGCCATTGACCCCCGTGGTGCCGTACCACAGATTGGTGGTGGCATTCGTGGAGAAGCCGTTGACGCCTAGCCAGCTGCGAAAGTTATTGACCGGATCGGCCTGAGCCGCTGTGGTCAAGCTAGCCAGGACAATCATGGCGGTTAGGCGCGAACCCGCTGAATGGAACATCATCTTCTCCTTGAAGGCTGAACTATGCCTTAGATTCAGAGTAAGACAAGCCATGATCCTGCTTTTTCGACGCCCTAAATAACGGAAACGACTAGGTAACCTAGCGGGTTAACAAAGGGAAACCGTGGACATCTGGGCAAACGGATGGGTGACATTTTTACGCGCCTCAACCCAATCCATCAAAACAACAACCGCCCCTTGCGGGGCGGTTGAGAGGGGTTGAGTTGTAACGGACGCCAGCGTCAGTTCTTGCTGCTGTCCTCGCCCAGGAGCTGGGCCACCAGCCGGGACTCGCCGACCGTCGTGCCGATCTCCTCGGGAGCCTCGGCACCCGCAGCCTCGGCCATGGCCGCTGCGGCTTCGATCTCTTCAGCAGGAGACAGCATCTCGCTGGCCGGTGGCTCGGCGAGCTTGATGACCTGAAGGTCCTGGTACTCGCGGAAGCCAGTACCCACCGGGATGAGGTGGCCAAGCAGCACGTTCTCTTTCAGTCCCTGCAACTCGTCGGACTTCCCGGCCAGAGCCGCCTCGGTGAGAACCTTGGTGGTCTCCTGGAAAGACGCACCCGAGAGGAACGACTCGGACTGCAGCGACGCCTTGGTGATGCCAAGCAGCAACGTCTTACCCATCGCGGGCTTGCACTTGACCGCCTTCGCGGGTGTCTTGCCATCGGCCTCGATCTGGGCGTTGATCTCTTTAAGCTCAGCCTTGGTGACTTTCGCTCCGATCGGGAGCATCGAGTCGCCAGCGTCCTTGATCTTGCCCATGGCGGCAACGCCCTCGTTAGCCTCGCGGAAGCGGAACTTATCCACGACCTCGTTGGGCAGGAGGTTGGTGTCGCCGGGATGCTCGACACGGATCTTTCGGAGCATCTGGTTGATGATGATCTCGATGTGCTTGTCGTTGATCGGCACGCCCTGAGCGCGGTAGACGTTCTGCACCTCGTTGATGAGGTAGGCATACAGCGCCTCCTCACCCTTGACAC
This region includes:
- the polA gene encoding DNA polymerase I translates to MVTTPTDPSKTIYLIDGHAQIFRSFFAIRSAMTSPVTGEPTNATFGFVGMLIKLFQQCTPSQVVLAVDSKGDTFRHELYQQYKGTRDAPPQELPAQIPRILELSKLFGIPVLAKVGAEADDIMATLVRRILEDPAYADARVMLVSKDKDLEQLLGDRVSMYDIHTDTMIDPAYLTETKGITPAQAIDLQVLTGDSVDNVPGVKGIGNKTAAQLLGEFGSIDGLLARLDEVKGKRKENIEAAREFFPIARKLVTLDQHVELDIDLDDLALGPMDGETLLTRFRELGFNRHAEDLKRLLGKPAEARTTPTPTKKSRAKPADPLQSTLFGGELAETAGEDAESYDTADADQYEAVTTAKRLAEVVQAIEALAGTDRVLAVDTETTGLGWKADLCGLCLSWEAGSGVYIPVMAPEGETILSLEEVRSALSGVMADERIRKVGHHLKFDLHVLHRAGLIVKGIAFDTMIAGALTEAPGLKLDDLALSMLGHRMIPITDLIGNKPRKKSDPAQKTMDQVPLAVVTTYSAEDADITLRLYERLRPMVIDSGVANLMDDVETPLIAVLTDMEEAGITVDAGGLDRQRELLEKRIDELRDLTLEKAQQAGATVPFNLDSPKQLGDVLFKQLKLPVIKRTKTGPSTDAEVLEKLADRDDLDGPGAEVPKLLAEYRMLTKLVGTYLVSLKEAIDDETGRVHATFHQTGAATGRLSSSDPNLQNIPIRTEVGREIRRAFVATPGKMLVVADYSQIELRVLAHLSEDPALIEAFTTGEDIHRAVAAEVFEVTPEEVTSEQRGHAKTINFGIIYGITAYGLARRIGNLDRGSAQALIDAYKDRFKGINTFLEACIEEAKSKGYVSTILGRRRAIPQIEAKQPNLRALGERLAINSVVQGSAADLIKVAMVRLHEKLADEASGARMLLQIHDELVVEADEDKADEVAALMKKVMEEAMTLRVPLEVEVGMGKNWHEAK
- a CDS encoding metallopeptidase family protein, which gives rise to MDSLPQPMRDRFDRILDHILHSLPEEVIARLDEMPLIIEDEPDPELLEEIGMDAEEELFGLHTGFGLTERSVEDSAILPDEIRVFRGPIIRFAEDQQAEARTHGEQSEGEVGLDEQIRITVLHEIGHHYGLDEDDLDRLGYA
- the rlmN gene encoding 23S rRNA (adenine(2503)-C(2))-methyltransferase RlmN; the encoded protein is MSLMNRLETDDLTHVFAHTPESLATVFRGWGLPAYRARQVLGWVYQKGVCDLEAMTDLGKRDREVIRERLRFVSGDVIKHQRATDGVQKLLVQWPPPASSQSDELLDGDQEHKPDAMTLPVVGVPAGMRTECVMIPSENEGGGSRKTACISSQAGCPVGCRFCASGMEGLEANLTADQIVEQVWQLGRLPGVGRISNVVFMGMGEPLANLGAVTSAIRTMSAGWGLGIGSRRITVSTVGLPAQIRRLADLELPITLAISLHAPNDALRRELIPWAEYVTVQQLIDAGQHYFKKTGREVTLEYILLRDVNDQPEHARELARVARKLRSNINLIRYNEVDALPFGRPRKDDVLAFQQVLREAGANVHIRASRGRDIAAACGQLKYEAAGKA